Proteins encoded by one window of Homoserinimonas aerilata:
- a CDS encoding TadE family type IV pilus minor pilin: protein MRSPSAADRRQRGSVTAEFAVTLPAVAIVLTVCLASVQLGGQQMRLQDAAGGAARSIARGESHADARARFSSLLPGAHFDVRWQGELVCVDAGASGSGLLAALTVTAGACSLAGGG, encoded by the coding sequence GTGCGCTCACCGTCGGCGGCTGATCGACGGCAGCGCGGCAGTGTCACCGCAGAGTTCGCGGTGACGCTGCCCGCCGTTGCCATCGTGCTCACCGTCTGCCTCGCCTCGGTGCAGTTGGGCGGGCAGCAGATGAGGCTGCAGGATGCTGCGGGCGGCGCCGCAAGATCCATCGCGCGAGGCGAATCGCACGCGGATGCCCGGGCCCGCTTCTCCTCACTGCTGCCGGGCGCCCACTTCGATGTTCGGTGGCAGGGCGAGCTTGTCTGCGTCGATGCGGGAGCATCCGGAAGCGGTCTTCTCGCAGCGCTCACCGTGACGGCGGGCGCCTGCTCACTCGCGGGCGGTGGATGA
- the topA gene encoding type I DNA topoisomerase: protein MSGTKKLVIVESPAKAKTIAQYLGDGYEVQASVGHIRDLIEPKNLPAELKKGSLGKFSIDVENNFQPYYVVSEQKKKTVADLKRALKDADELYLATDEDREGEAIAWHLLEVLKPKVPVKRMVFHEITQEAIQRAQENPRELDTALVDAQETRRILDRLYGFEISPVLWRKVGPGLSAGRVQSAATRLIVDRERERLAFIAASYWDLTAQLAPEDGRPFEARLVRVDGERIATGRDFDDKGVLKAGVRALDEATATKLADALRDSSADVTVASVESKPYTRRPAAPFSTSTLQQEAARKLRFSAKQTMSIAQSLYENGYITYMRTDSLNLSQQAVGAARSQAASLYGADTVPEKPRSYASKSKNAQEAHEAIRPAGDTFRTPSQLEGTLRGNDWKLYDLIWKRTVASQMADAKGMTATVGITAKVADGTVAELTASGTVITFRGFLQAYEEGRDEDQADTGEAKEAKLPPLSEGQNLGVAEVEPKGHETSPPPRYTEASLVKKLEELGIGRPSTYAAIISTIVDRGYVTPRGQALIPGWVAFSVVRLLEQFFGDLVEYDFTAAMENDLDRIAGGEQDRVEWLQSFYFGDEKHRGLRTVIDNLGEIDAREINSTAVTDAITLRIGRYGPYLEVAADEGETPRRVNLPEGLAPDELTPQKAQELVDAPVVTDRVIGVNPDTGKNVVAKDGRFGPYVTEVDPEPETEIVADQATGEVADAPKKPKKKVAAPKPRTASLFKSMDLATIDLETALRLLDLPRVVGTDPETGEEITSQNGRYGAYLKKGTDTRSLTSEDAIFDIDLAGALELFALPKYGNQRASSALKEFEPDPESGKPIKIKDGRFGAYVTDGVTNATIPRGETVEDVDFDRAVQLLADKRAKGPAVKKAAAKKPAAKKAAVKKPAAKKPAAKKPAAAKATTTVRKAPARKPAAKDGLPTTTPKE, encoded by the coding sequence GTGTCCGGAACGAAGAAACTCGTCATCGTCGAGTCGCCGGCGAAGGCCAAGACCATTGCCCAGTACCTGGGTGACGGCTACGAAGTGCAGGCCTCAGTCGGCCACATCCGCGACCTCATCGAGCCCAAGAACCTGCCGGCTGAGCTCAAGAAGGGTTCCCTCGGCAAGTTCTCGATCGACGTCGAGAACAACTTCCAGCCGTACTACGTCGTGTCGGAGCAGAAGAAGAAGACCGTCGCCGATCTGAAGCGCGCCCTCAAGGACGCCGACGAGCTCTACCTCGCAACTGATGAGGACCGCGAAGGGGAGGCCATCGCCTGGCACCTGCTCGAGGTTCTGAAGCCGAAAGTGCCCGTGAAGCGCATGGTGTTTCACGAGATCACCCAGGAGGCGATCCAGCGCGCGCAGGAGAACCCCCGCGAGCTCGACACGGCACTCGTCGACGCGCAGGAGACCCGGCGCATCCTCGACCGCCTCTACGGTTTCGAGATATCACCCGTTCTGTGGCGCAAGGTCGGCCCCGGCCTGTCGGCGGGCCGCGTGCAGTCCGCCGCCACCCGACTCATCGTCGACCGCGAGCGTGAACGGCTCGCGTTTATCGCCGCGTCCTACTGGGATCTCACCGCGCAGCTCGCCCCCGAAGATGGGCGCCCGTTCGAGGCGCGCCTCGTTCGCGTCGACGGTGAGCGCATCGCCACGGGCCGAGACTTCGACGACAAGGGAGTGCTGAAGGCTGGCGTTCGCGCCCTCGACGAGGCCACGGCAACGAAGCTGGCGGATGCCCTGCGCGATTCGTCCGCAGATGTCACCGTCGCATCCGTCGAGTCGAAGCCGTACACGCGTCGACCGGCCGCCCCGTTCAGCACCTCCACGCTGCAGCAGGAGGCCGCGCGCAAGCTGCGCTTCTCGGCGAAGCAGACGATGAGCATCGCGCAGAGCCTGTACGAGAACGGCTACATCACGTACATGCGTACGGACTCGCTCAACCTCTCGCAGCAGGCCGTTGGTGCGGCCCGCTCGCAGGCGGCGTCGCTGTACGGGGCCGACACTGTGCCGGAGAAGCCGCGCAGTTACGCGAGCAAGAGCAAGAACGCGCAGGAGGCGCACGAGGCGATCCGGCCGGCCGGTGACACGTTCCGCACGCCGAGCCAACTCGAGGGAACCCTGCGCGGCAACGACTGGAAGCTGTACGACCTGATCTGGAAGCGCACCGTCGCATCCCAGATGGCCGACGCGAAGGGTATGACCGCGACTGTCGGCATCACCGCGAAGGTCGCCGATGGCACTGTTGCCGAGCTCACCGCATCCGGCACTGTCATCACCTTCCGCGGCTTCCTGCAGGCCTACGAGGAGGGCCGTGACGAAGACCAGGCCGACACGGGCGAGGCCAAGGAGGCGAAGCTACCGCCGCTGAGCGAAGGCCAGAACCTGGGCGTCGCCGAGGTGGAGCCGAAGGGCCACGAGACCAGCCCGCCGCCGCGCTACACGGAGGCGAGCCTCGTCAAGAAGCTCGAAGAGCTCGGCATCGGGCGGCCGTCGACCTACGCCGCCATCATCTCCACGATCGTCGACCGCGGGTATGTCACCCCGCGCGGCCAGGCGCTCATTCCTGGGTGGGTTGCGTTCTCCGTTGTGCGACTCCTCGAGCAGTTCTTCGGCGATCTTGTCGAGTACGACTTCACGGCCGCCATGGAAAACGACCTCGACCGTATCGCCGGTGGTGAGCAGGACCGAGTCGAGTGGCTGCAGAGCTTCTATTTCGGCGACGAGAAGCACCGCGGCCTGCGCACCGTCATCGACAACCTCGGTGAGATCGACGCGCGCGAGATCAACTCGACGGCGGTGACGGATGCGATCACGCTGCGCATCGGCCGTTATGGTCCCTATCTCGAGGTGGCCGCCGATGAGGGCGAGACGCCGCGCAGGGTGAACCTTCCTGAGGGTCTTGCGCCCGATGAGCTCACGCCCCAGAAGGCGCAGGAGCTCGTGGATGCTCCGGTCGTCACCGACCGTGTCATCGGCGTGAACCCCGACACCGGCAAGAACGTCGTCGCCAAGGACGGCCGCTTCGGCCCCTACGTGACCGAGGTCGACCCTGAGCCTGAGACCGAGATCGTGGCAGACCAGGCCACGGGCGAGGTGGCGGATGCGCCCAAGAAGCCGAAGAAGAAGGTGGCCGCACCGAAGCCGCGCACCGCATCCCTCTTCAAGTCGATGGATCTGGCCACCATCGATCTCGAGACTGCACTGCGCCTGCTCGATCTGCCGCGTGTTGTCGGGACAGACCCGGAGACCGGCGAGGAGATCACCTCCCAGAATGGCCGGTACGGGGCCTACCTGAAGAAGGGCACCGACACCCGCTCGCTCACGAGCGAAGACGCCATCTTCGACATCGACCTGGCCGGAGCCCTCGAGCTGTTCGCGCTGCCCAAGTACGGCAACCAGCGGGCCTCGAGCGCGCTCAAGGAGTTTGAGCCCGACCCGGAGAGCGGCAAGCCGATCAAGATCAAGGACGGCCGCTTCGGCGCCTACGTGACCGATGGCGTCACCAACGCGACCATCCCCCGCGGGGAGACCGTCGAGGATGTCGACTTCGATCGCGCCGTTCAGCTGCTCGCCGACAAGCGCGCCAAGGGGCCCGCTGTGAAGAAGGCGGCCGCGAAGAAGCCTGCCGCGAAGAAGGCTGCGGTGAAGAAGCCGGCAGCCAAGAAGCCCGCCGCTAAAAAGCCGGCTGCGGCGAAGGCGACGACGACCGTCAGGAAGGCTCCCGCGCGCAAGCCCGCCGCGAAGGACGGCCTGCCCACCACAACCCCGAAGGAGTAG
- a CDS encoding type II secretion system F family protein — protein sequence MRRARPADDRIAAVVQRLGVLLSAGVTPASAWAHLAETAGAPEGVVRVAEAVSEGETIPDAVLARAETAVAARPAPPDAELWRGLAAAWMVATETGAPLASTLDALAGSLRDMAQTRRARETALAAPVATARLVLALPTVGILFGLALGFDTVGTLLTTPIGLVCLVAGVALMVAARAWNRRLMAGAEPTKHNPGIALDLVAVAVSGGAALDRALATVERALERCGLGGGTAEADEVLELSRRAGVPAAALLRAQAEEARRSARADGERSAATLSVTLMLPLGLCILPAFMLLGVAPLMVSVVTTTVGGL from the coding sequence ATGCGCCGGGCGCGGCCCGCAGACGACCGCATCGCCGCCGTCGTGCAGCGTCTGGGAGTGCTGCTCTCGGCCGGCGTCACGCCCGCCTCCGCATGGGCCCACCTCGCCGAGACCGCGGGCGCGCCCGAGGGCGTCGTGCGTGTTGCGGAGGCCGTCTCGGAGGGGGAGACGATCCCGGATGCGGTGCTCGCCCGGGCGGAGACAGCGGTCGCGGCCCGGCCAGCGCCACCCGACGCGGAACTGTGGCGGGGCCTCGCCGCCGCCTGGATGGTTGCCACCGAGACCGGGGCGCCGCTCGCCTCGACCCTCGACGCGCTCGCCGGATCGCTCCGCGACATGGCGCAGACCCGCCGCGCCCGCGAGACAGCGCTCGCCGCTCCCGTCGCCACGGCGCGACTCGTGCTCGCCCTCCCCACCGTCGGCATCCTCTTCGGCCTCGCCCTGGGCTTCGACACCGTCGGCACACTCCTCACCACGCCCATCGGGCTCGTGTGCCTCGTCGCCGGCGTCGCACTCATGGTCGCCGCCCGCGCCTGGAACCGCCGCCTCATGGCGGGCGCGGAACCCACCAAGCACAACCCCGGCATCGCCCTGGATCTCGTCGCGGTCGCCGTCTCCGGCGGCGCAGCCCTCGACCGGGCGCTCGCCACCGTCGAACGCGCCCTCGAACGCTGCGGCCTCGGCGGCGGAACGGCCGAGGCCGACGAGGTGCTCGAGCTGTCGCGCAGGGCAGGGGTGCCGGCGGCGGCGCTCCTGCGAGCCCAGGCGGAGGAGGCGCGCCGCAGCGCCCGCGCAGACGGAGAACGCAGCGCAGCCACCCTCTCGGTGACGCTCATGCTGCCGCTCGGGCTGTGCATCCTGCCGGCCTTCATGCTGCTTGGCGTTGCCCCGCTCATGGTGTCCGTCGTCACGACGACCGTTGGCGGCCTGTGA
- a CDS encoding DNA adenine methylase — protein sequence MPATLSIPATRRYGTHSPLRYPGGKAALAGLFADLISELGLDDAKYVEPYAGGAGAGVALLREGLIQELVVNDFDPAVYSFWRSVVHDNAEFVLMLEKTPLNIEEWRRQREIYRSADANDPLKLGFAFFYLNRTNRSGVLSGGVIGGLNQTGNYKIDARFNRETLKERVAALGKLADQITVRDDDGRTVILDYATDPKAFLYIDPPYVRAGSQLYLNAFDVRDHSDLAAVVSDAGGNWFMTYDESPLIEELYAEFFLCRYELNYSARHPGRAFELMIASPPVEAALARVTAARSA from the coding sequence GTGCCAGCTACTCTGTCGATCCCGGCGACGCGCCGCTACGGAACACATTCTCCCTTGCGATATCCCGGCGGCAAGGCCGCTCTTGCAGGGTTGTTCGCTGATCTGATTTCAGAACTGGGACTCGACGACGCCAAGTACGTCGAGCCATATGCGGGCGGTGCCGGTGCCGGTGTTGCGCTTCTTCGTGAAGGGCTAATTCAGGAACTCGTGGTCAATGATTTTGACCCCGCTGTTTACTCGTTCTGGCGCAGCGTCGTGCACGACAACGCTGAGTTCGTTCTAATGCTGGAGAAGACCCCCCTCAACATCGAGGAGTGGCGGCGACAGCGGGAGATTTACCGGAGCGCTGATGCAAACGACCCTCTCAAACTTGGGTTCGCATTCTTCTATCTCAACCGCACCAACCGATCTGGGGTACTGAGTGGAGGAGTGATCGGTGGCCTGAACCAAACGGGCAACTACAAGATCGATGCTCGATTCAACAGAGAGACCCTGAAGGAGAGGGTGGCTGCTCTTGGGAAACTTGCGGACCAGATCACTGTCCGCGACGACGACGGACGGACGGTCATCTTGGACTATGCAACTGACCCGAAGGCGTTCCTCTATATCGACCCACCGTACGTACGGGCTGGTTCACAGCTGTACTTAAACGCCTTCGACGTACGAGATCACTCAGACCTCGCGGCGGTCGTGTCCGACGCTGGCGGTAACTGGTTCATGACCTACGACGAGTCGCCGCTGATCGAGGAGTTGTACGCCGAATTCTTCCTGTGCCGTTACGAGTTGAACTACTCAGCGAGGCATCCCGGTCGCGCTTTCGAACTCATGATTGCGTCCCCGCCGGTTGAGGCCGCACTGGCGCGGGTGACCGCTGCTCGGTCAGCATGA
- a CDS encoding alpha/beta hydrolase, protein MRRRVVAAVGVLAAAVLLLSGCFFAGAQATHDSTPTGEDVPEQIAEFYHQVLVWSPCGDLECATASAPLDWSDPGRDTIELALIRSTAGGEAKGSLLVNPGGPGGSGVDFVRSSLEYATSDRLRGEYDIVGFDPRGVGESSAVDCYDDPQELSDYIYELPVNKRGSDGWLDEMTKSTADFGQACLQHTGELLGFVDTESAARDLDMLRAALGDEKLNYLGYSYGTFLGATYAELFPGRTGHLVLDGAIDPATSEFEVTATQAAGFESAMRAYLADCLSGSDCPFRGTVDEAMASVATLFGRLDASPLRAADGRLLGSSTMFTAIIYPLYSASSWPYLTQLLDEVLSGRAETAFQLADGYNGRNADGSYLDNSTEAFTAINCLDYPVTSTRESLQSEAEELARLAPVFGPMMSYGGTACAAWPFESTRVREQITASGSAPILVVGTTNDPATPYSWAVSLAEQLENGHLVSYEGEGHTAYNKSNSCVNDAVDGFFIDDVVPASDPRC, encoded by the coding sequence GTGAGGCGTCGTGTCGTCGCGGCGGTCGGCGTGCTCGCGGCAGCCGTGCTGCTGCTCTCCGGATGCTTCTTTGCCGGCGCGCAGGCCACCCACGATTCGACGCCCACGGGCGAGGACGTGCCCGAGCAGATCGCAGAGTTCTACCACCAGGTGTTGGTGTGGTCGCCGTGCGGCGATCTCGAGTGCGCCACCGCATCCGCACCCCTCGACTGGTCGGATCCCGGCCGTGACACCATCGAGTTGGCGCTGATCCGCTCGACGGCGGGCGGCGAGGCCAAGGGCTCGCTGCTGGTGAACCCGGGCGGGCCGGGCGGTTCGGGCGTCGACTTCGTGCGCAGCAGCCTCGAATATGCGACCTCCGATCGGCTGCGTGGCGAGTACGACATCGTCGGTTTCGACCCGCGCGGGGTGGGGGAGTCGTCGGCGGTGGACTGCTACGACGACCCGCAGGAGCTGAGCGACTACATCTACGAACTGCCCGTGAACAAGCGCGGCAGCGACGGCTGGCTCGACGAGATGACGAAGAGCACCGCCGACTTCGGGCAGGCCTGTCTGCAGCACACGGGCGAGCTGCTCGGCTTCGTCGACACGGAGAGTGCCGCCCGCGACCTCGACATGCTGCGGGCCGCCCTCGGTGACGAGAAGCTCAACTATCTCGGCTACTCGTACGGCACCTTCCTGGGTGCCACCTACGCCGAGCTGTTCCCCGGCCGCACAGGGCATCTGGTGCTCGACGGCGCGATCGACCCGGCGACGAGCGAGTTCGAGGTGACCGCGACGCAGGCGGCCGGCTTCGAGAGCGCCATGCGCGCCTACCTCGCCGACTGTCTCAGCGGCAGTGACTGCCCGTTCCGGGGCACCGTCGACGAGGCGATGGCATCCGTCGCGACGCTGTTCGGGAGGCTGGATGCGAGCCCGCTGCGGGCGGCGGATGGTCGCCTTCTCGGCAGCAGCACCATGTTCACGGCGATCATCTACCCCCTCTACAGTGCGAGCTCGTGGCCGTACCTCACCCAGCTGCTCGATGAGGTGCTCTCGGGGCGGGCGGAGACGGCGTTCCAGCTCGCCGACGGCTACAACGGCCGCAACGCCGACGGCAGCTACCTCGACAACTCGACGGAGGCGTTCACCGCCATCAACTGTCTCGACTACCCGGTGACGAGCACGCGTGAGTCGCTGCAGTCGGAGGCGGAGGAGCTGGCGAGGCTGGCACCAGTCTTCGGCCCGATGATGTCGTACGGCGGCACCGCCTGTGCGGCGTGGCCGTTCGAGTCGACCCGCGTGCGCGAGCAGATCACGGCATCCGGGTCGGCCCCCATCCTTGTGGTGGGCACCACGAACGACCCGGCGACCCCCTACTCGTGGGCCGTGTCGTTGGCGGAGCAGCTCGAGAACGGTCACCTGGTGAGCTACGAGGGCGAGGGGCACACCGCCTACAACAAGTCGAACTCGTGCGTGAACGACGCGGTGGACGGGTTCTTCATCGACGATGTGGTGCCGGCGAGCGATCCGCGCTGCTGA
- a CDS encoding TetR/AcrR family transcriptional regulator translates to MSVDVDELGLRERKRLATRRAIQLAALELVDEHGLDVTVEEISRRADVSPRTFFNYFASKEIALVGSGPTLPSGEARQRFVEAGPDEPLFVGIGRMMAETADVTTSDPEVFKLRRRLVKEHPRLAARRMETTHEFEQALAELVVERMLADDPTLADARAATEEKAWLVTMVSFGILRHAWKQWIDHSTSSMLRHYVLASFAEAKGLFG, encoded by the coding sequence ATGTCTGTTGATGTGGACGAACTCGGCCTGCGCGAACGCAAGCGACTGGCGACCCGCCGCGCCATCCAACTGGCGGCGCTGGAGCTGGTCGACGAGCACGGCCTCGACGTGACGGTGGAGGAGATCAGCCGCAGGGCGGACGTGTCTCCCCGCACCTTTTTCAACTATTTCGCCTCAAAGGAGATCGCGTTGGTCGGCTCCGGGCCGACATTGCCGTCGGGTGAGGCGCGCCAACGTTTCGTGGAGGCTGGCCCCGACGAGCCACTGTTCGTCGGGATCGGCCGAATGATGGCCGAGACGGCGGATGTCACCACCAGTGACCCTGAAGTCTTCAAGCTTCGTCGCCGGCTCGTGAAGGAGCATCCGAGGCTAGCCGCCCGGCGCATGGAGACCACCCACGAGTTCGAGCAGGCTCTCGCGGAGTTGGTGGTGGAGCGCATGCTCGCTGACGACCCGACATTGGCGGATGCTCGGGCCGCAACCGAGGAGAAGGCGTGGCTGGTCACCATGGTTTCGTTCGGCATCCTGCGCCATGCCTGGAAGCAGTGGATCGACCACAGCACGTCGAGCATGCTGCGGCACTACGTGCTCGCGTCCTTCGCGGAGGCGAAGGGCCTCTTCGGTTAA
- a CDS encoding DUF4244 domain-containing protein, translating to MRRIMARLRQENERGAATAEYAIVIMAAVGFAGLLVVIMRSEQVRTVLTDLVQSALTVGG from the coding sequence ATGAGGAGAATCATGGCGCGCCTGCGCCAGGAGAACGAGCGGGGCGCCGCCACCGCCGAATACGCGATCGTCATCATGGCGGCCGTCGGATTCGCGGGTCTGCTGGTTGTCATCATGCGCAGCGAGCAGGTGCGCACCGTGTTGACCGATCTTGTGCAGAGTGCGCTCACCGTCGGCGGCTGA
- a CDS encoding DNA polymerase III subunit delta' → MTVWDELTGQDEAIEVFRAAAASSAVGADPAANSMTHSWLITGPPGSGRSNLAFAFATALLSPGTPDGDEATRRQVAARTHPDLAVLTTERVIITIDEVRTLVSSSQFSPSVSRFRVMVIEDADRMTERTSNLLLKALEEPPPRTVWILCAPSEADLIPTIRSRVRSVRLRIPAIADVARLLESRDGVPADIALQAAREAQSHIGMAHRLATNDDARRRREQTLRAALGIRTVSDAVLAAATLMELAGEDAKAITTERDAEERESALRSLGIEPGGTIPPALRAQLRTMEEDQKRRATRSLRDGIDRIAVDLLSLFRDVLMLQLGADVEPVNLSIIDGVREAAERSRPEQTLAVMDAISTARRRIEGNVAPALALEAMLVVVARSGAPRSAAARGGTL, encoded by the coding sequence GTGACCGTATGGGATGAGCTGACCGGCCAGGATGAGGCGATCGAGGTGTTCCGTGCTGCCGCGGCGTCGTCGGCGGTGGGCGCCGACCCGGCCGCCAACTCGATGACGCATTCCTGGCTCATCACGGGCCCTCCCGGCTCCGGTCGCTCCAATCTCGCGTTCGCCTTCGCGACGGCGCTGTTGAGCCCCGGCACGCCTGACGGCGATGAGGCGACGCGGCGTCAGGTGGCCGCCCGCACGCATCCGGATCTTGCGGTGCTCACGACCGAGCGCGTCATCATCACCATCGATGAGGTGCGCACGCTCGTCTCCAGCTCGCAGTTCTCGCCCTCGGTGTCGCGCTTCCGCGTGATGGTGATCGAAGACGCCGACCGGATGACGGAGCGCACGTCGAATCTGCTGCTGAAAGCTCTCGAGGAGCCGCCGCCCCGCACAGTCTGGATCCTGTGCGCGCCCAGTGAGGCCGACCTGATCCCCACGATTCGTTCACGCGTGCGCTCGGTGCGTCTGCGCATCCCCGCGATCGCCGATGTCGCGCGCCTGCTGGAGAGCCGTGACGGGGTTCCGGCCGATATCGCGCTGCAGGCCGCCCGCGAGGCGCAGAGCCACATCGGCATGGCGCACAGGCTCGCCACCAACGACGATGCGCGCCGCCGACGTGAGCAGACGCTGCGGGCGGCCCTGGGCATCCGCACCGTCTCCGACGCCGTGCTCGCCGCCGCCACCCTCATGGAGCTGGCGGGCGAGGATGCGAAGGCGATCACGACCGAGCGGGATGCGGAGGAGCGCGAGAGCGCGCTGCGATCGCTCGGCATCGAGCCGGGCGGCACCATCCCGCCGGCGCTGCGAGCCCAGCTGCGCACGATGGAGGAGGACCAGAAGCGGCGGGCCACGCGCAGCCTGCGCGACGGCATCGACCGTATCGCGGTCGACCTGCTGTCGCTGTTTCGCGACGTTCTCATGCTGCAGCTCGGCGCCGACGTCGAGCCGGTCAATCTGAGCATCATCGACGGGGTGAGGGAGGCGGCCGAGCGTTCGCGCCCCGAGCAGACGCTGGCGGTCATGGATGCCATCTCGACGGCGCGCAGACGCATCGAGGGCAATGTCGCGCCCGCCCTGGCGTTGGAGGCGATGCTCGTGGTGGTCGCCCGCAGTGGCGCCCCGCGCAGCGCTGCCGCGAGAGGCGGAACCCTGTGA
- the tmk gene encoding dTMP kinase: MAGLFITFEGGDGSGKTTQAQLLSDWLAGEGRTVVRTREPGGTELGLELREIVLHSRGHISPRAEALLYAADRAHNIATVVRPAVDRGDIVIQDRYIDSSVAYQGAGRVLDGDEIRGISLWASEGMLPQLTVLLDLDETVGRARLDSARTRFDRLEAEKQEFHARVRAAYLALAEAEPGRFLVLDAAEPVDALAESIRERVSALL; encoded by the coding sequence GTGGCTGGGCTGTTCATCACATTCGAGGGCGGCGACGGCTCGGGCAAGACCACGCAGGCGCAGCTGCTCTCCGACTGGCTCGCCGGCGAAGGTCGCACCGTCGTGCGTACGCGCGAGCCGGGCGGCACCGAGCTCGGGCTGGAGTTGCGCGAGATCGTGCTGCACAGCCGCGGGCACATCTCGCCGCGGGCCGAGGCGCTGCTCTACGCTGCCGACCGCGCCCACAACATCGCCACGGTGGTGCGGCCCGCCGTCGACCGTGGTGACATCGTCATCCAGGACCGCTACATCGACAGTTCCGTCGCCTACCAGGGTGCCGGGCGGGTGCTCGACGGTGACGAGATCCGCGGCATCTCGCTGTGGGCGAGCGAGGGCATGCTGCCGCAGCTGACCGTGCTGCTCGACCTCGACGAGACCGTCGGTCGAGCCCGCCTCGACAGCGCCCGCACCCGCTTCGACAGACTCGAGGCCGAGAAGCAGGAGTTCCACGCCCGCGTGCGCGCCGCCTATCTGGCGCTCGCCGAGGCAGAGCCGGGGCGTTTCCTCGTGCTCGACGCGGCCGAGCCGGTCGACGCGCTTGCGGAGAGCATCCGCGAGCGGGTTTCGGCGCTGCTGTAG
- a CDS encoding Rv3654c family TadE-like protein — translation MMASRLRSGLRHGVADARGAGSVLVVAIISAVLLLMLASAPLYRGLMLKGLAATAADAAALAAADVAIGIVPGIACDSAASVASANGAVLQECSLDGLVATVSVTVSAGGLGAAATATAGPPSAR, via the coding sequence ATGATGGCCAGCCGCCTGCGCAGCGGCCTGCGGCACGGGGTGGCGGATGCCCGCGGTGCCGGGTCCGTGCTCGTCGTCGCGATCATCTCCGCCGTGCTGCTGCTCATGCTCGCGAGTGCACCCCTATATAGAGGGCTCATGCTGAAGGGGCTGGCGGCGACGGCGGCGGATGCGGCGGCGCTCGCCGCAGCGGACGTTGCCATCGGAATCGTGCCCGGCATCGCCTGCGACTCCGCGGCATCCGTCGCCTCAGCCAACGGCGCCGTGCTGCAGGAGTGTTCTCTCGACGGGCTTGTCGCGACGGTCTCCGTCACCGTGTCGGCGGGTGGGCTCGGGGCCGCCGCAACGGCCACGGCGGGCCCCCCGTCGGCCAGATGA
- a CDS encoding HipA domain-containing protein: MGREVKKDLAELFRPVAVRVALHNTDDHLRNHGFLRDEGG, from the coding sequence ATGGGGAGGGAGGTCAAGAAGGACCTCGCTGAGCTGTTTCGACCTGTCGCCGTACGCGTCGCGCTCCACAACACCGACGACCACCTGCGTAACCACGGCTTCCTTCGCGACGAGGGCGGCTGA